A region from the SAR86 cluster bacterium genome encodes:
- the msbA gene encoding lipid A export permease/ATP-binding protein MsbA encodes MKKSDLRRLFEYTLRYKISFFISIIGFILFASADIAAVEWIRRIIGYISSDETNFSSILALSLIFIGIGRGAGFFIGNYFMSRVGFGIVHDMRGELFKKLHSLPKSYFDDNQSGQLINRITFTTTQVSGAASNAVKTIVKEGFLLIGLFFYLLFLNWKLTLLLIGTAPLIAIIVYFAGKRLKKLATRIQTAMGDVTHIASEAVDGHVEIKSFNAEEYENSRFKDANQSNRKQNLKLEATGNLATPIIQILVSVSLSLVAYFALGQQLGITLDPETFVAFFSAAGLMAKPVRQLSNVNIVIQKGLAAASEIFEQLDQNEEKNLGELKDPIMGNISFENVSFSYDSSKQVLNNINFEINTNDTVAIVGKSGSGKTTLANLIPRFYNNNSGNIFIDGIPIDKYDLEYLRSSISIVNQSPTLFNDTIAKNIAYGDKNIDFEKIYESARLSGCTEFIENLPEGFESEIGDDGVLLSGGQRQRLAIARAFYKNSPIIILDEATSSLDSESELIVQEALEKLISDRTTIVIAHRLSTIENASKILVLDNGNLVESGSHKELLNSDGIYKSLYKNAFEDSSPSKDTKNKSNQILVPTYENEPSSSFVIDSWYKKSIWLYILYPFSLIFSFLIKSRKQRILKNTKSTYRSKIPLIVVGNINIGGTGKTPLVKYLAQKLIDHGFKPGLVSRGYGGKFKETLKVDMSTPVKKTGDEAQILSKLNVPFYIDKNRVRAVKKLEKENDCDLIISDDGLQHYKMQRDLEIIVVDGNRRFGNNLLFPAGPLREPVNRLNDADFIVNNGGPTQENEYLMSITPSKFVHLKSGKSYSIDSWPMHKQVHAIAGLGNPGRFFDLLERLGFDLIRHPFPDHHNFNENELHFLDHLPIVMTEKDASKCKTIDNNKIWYLAIEAAVNDKFIDSVIDNLSLTNSSNE; translated from the coding sequence ATGAAAAAAAGTGATCTTAGAAGACTATTTGAATACACATTAAGATATAAGATATCTTTTTTTATAAGCATTATTGGTTTTATTTTATTTGCATCTGCAGATATTGCAGCAGTTGAATGGATTAGAAGAATTATTGGATATATTAGTTCAGATGAAACTAATTTTAGTTCAATATTGGCTTTGTCATTAATTTTTATTGGAATTGGAAGAGGTGCTGGATTTTTTATTGGGAATTATTTTATGTCTAGAGTAGGTTTTGGAATAGTTCATGATATGAGGGGCGAGCTATTTAAAAAATTACATTCTTTACCGAAAAGTTATTTTGACGATAATCAGTCTGGTCAACTTATTAATAGAATTACATTTACCACAACACAAGTATCAGGCGCTGCCTCTAATGCGGTAAAAACCATTGTTAAAGAAGGTTTTTTATTAATTGGTTTATTTTTCTACTTGTTGTTTCTTAATTGGAAATTAACATTATTATTAATTGGTACTGCACCGCTAATTGCAATAATTGTTTACTTTGCTGGCAAAAGATTAAAAAAATTAGCCACAAGAATTCAAACAGCAATGGGTGATGTTACGCACATAGCATCGGAAGCAGTTGATGGTCATGTTGAGATCAAATCATTTAATGCAGAAGAATACGAAAATTCTAGATTTAAAGATGCCAATCAATCAAATAGGAAGCAAAATTTGAAGTTAGAAGCTACTGGAAATCTTGCCACTCCAATAATACAGATATTAGTATCAGTATCATTATCATTAGTAGCATATTTTGCACTTGGTCAACAGCTTGGTATAACATTAGATCCTGAAACTTTTGTTGCATTTTTTTCTGCTGCTGGATTAATGGCTAAACCAGTAAGACAACTATCAAATGTTAATATTGTTATTCAAAAAGGACTAGCCGCTGCTAGTGAAATTTTTGAACAACTTGACCAAAATGAAGAGAAAAATCTTGGTGAATTAAAAGATCCTATCATGGGTAATATATCCTTTGAAAATGTTTCTTTCTCCTATGATTCCAGTAAACAAGTTCTTAATAATATTAATTTTGAAATTAATACAAATGATACAGTTGCGATCGTTGGTAAGTCTGGCTCGGGAAAAACTACTCTTGCAAATCTTATTCCTCGTTTTTATAACAATAATTCTGGAAATATTTTTATTGATGGAATACCTATAGATAAATATGATCTCGAATATTTAAGATCTTCTATATCTATAGTTAATCAATCTCCAACATTATTCAATGACACAATAGCTAAAAATATTGCCTATGGTGATAAAAATATAGATTTTGAAAAAATTTATGAATCGGCAAGGTTGTCTGGTTGTACAGAATTCATTGAAAACTTACCAGAAGGCTTTGAATCAGAAATTGGAGATGATGGAGTTTTATTGTCCGGTGGTCAAAGACAAAGATTAGCAATTGCAAGAGCATTTTATAAAAACTCTCCAATCATAATTTTAGATGAAGCTACTTCATCACTTGATTCAGAATCTGAACTTATTGTTCAAGAGGCATTAGAAAAATTAATATCAGACAGAACCACTATTGTTATCGCTCATAGACTATCAACGATAGAAAATGCCTCAAAAATTTTAGTCCTTGATAATGGCAATTTGGTTGAATCTGGTTCACATAAGGAATTATTAAATAGTGATGGTATATATAAATCACTCTATAAAAATGCATTTGAGGATTCATCACCAAGTAAAGATACAAAAAATAAATCTAATCAAATACTTGTTCCTACTTATGAAAATGAACCATCTTCTAGTTTTGTTATAGATAGCTGGTATAAAAAAAGTATTTGGCTATACATCCTTTATCCTTTTTCACTAATTTTCTCTTTTTTAATAAAAAGTAGAAAACAAAGAATACTTAAAAATACAAAATCTACATATAGATCAAAGATACCATTAATTGTCGTTGGTAATATTAATATAGGTGGAACAGGCAAAACTCCATTAGTAAAATATTTAGCACAAAAACTAATTGATCATGGTTTTAAACCAGGGCTCGTGAGTAGGGGTTATGGAGGCAAATTTAAAGAAACATTAAAAGTTGATATGAGTACACCAGTTAAAAAGACTGGTGATGAAGCACAGATTTTATCAAAACTAAATGTGCCATTTTATATTGACAAAAATAGGGTTAGAGCAGTTAAAAAACTAGAAAAAGAAAATGATTGTGACTTAATAATTTCAGATGATGGTTTGCAACATTACAAAATGCAAAGAGACTTAGAAATAATAGTTGTAGATGGGAATAGGCGTTTTGGAAATAACTTATTATTCCCGGCAGGACCCCTAAGAGAACCTGTAAATAGACTTAATGATGCAGATTTTATTGTTAATAATGGCGGCCCAACTCAAGAAAATGAATACTTAATGAGTATCACTCCATCAAAATTTGTTCACTTAAAATCTGGTAAATCCTACTCGATTGATAGTTGGCCTATGCATAAACAAGTCCATGCCATAGCAGGATTAGGTAATCCGGGTAGATTTTTTGACTTATTGGAGCGATTAGGGTTTGATCTAATACGCCATCCATTTCCTGACCATCATAATTTTAATGAAAATGAACTACATTTTCTTGATCATTTACCCATTGTAATGACTGAAAAAGATGCCTCTAAGTGCAAAACAATTGATAACAATAAAATTTGGTATCTTGCAATCGAAGCTGCAGTAAATGATAAGTTTATCGATTCAGTTATAGACAATCTATCTTTAACAAATTCTTCAAATGAATAA
- the kdsB gene encoding 3-deoxy-manno-octulosonate cytidylyltransferase — protein sequence MNNDIFIIIPSRIGSTRLKNKPLADLNGKTLIQRVFNKAKEVTNNVIIATDSKEIIDHCKQFNAECILTDKNHISGTDRIFEAATKLNLKNEQFIINLQGDEPFMKRELIDQIIHDFYQYKCDVITASHKLDQVDFINPNSVKVYAKKGYADNFCRLPAKSRDYQKHIGIYGYCFKTLKQIVLLEPTANEKEHKLEQLRFLDNGMSIYVSEFYENIVSGIDTQDDLNNAIEYIKNNED from the coding sequence ATGAATAATGATATTTTTATCATTATTCCTTCTCGAATTGGATCTACAAGACTAAAAAATAAACCACTTGCAGATCTGAATGGCAAAACTTTAATTCAGAGAGTATTTAACAAAGCAAAAGAAGTTACCAATAATGTAATTATAGCTACTGATTCGAAAGAAATTATTGATCATTGTAAGCAATTCAATGCTGAATGTATTTTAACAGACAAAAATCATATTTCTGGAACAGATAGAATTTTTGAAGCAGCTACAAAATTAAACTTAAAAAATGAACAATTTATAATTAATTTACAAGGTGATGAGCCATTCATGAAAAGAGAATTAATAGATCAAATTATTCATGATTTTTATCAATACAAATGTGATGTAATAACAGCATCTCATAAACTTGATCAAGTTGATTTTATAAATCCAAATTCCGTAAAAGTTTATGCCAAAAAAGGCTATGCGGATAATTTCTGTAGATTGCCAGCAAAATCAAGAGATTATCAAAAACATATTGGAATCTATGGATATTGTTTTAAAACTTTAAAACAAATAGTTTTATTAGAACCAACAGCAAATGAAAAAGAACATAAATTAGAGCAATTAAGATTTTTGGATAATGGAATGAGTATTTACGTGAGTGAATTTTATGAAAATATTGTTTCTGGTATAGATACACAGGACGACTTAAATAATGCTATTGAGTATATAAAAAATAATGAAGATTAA
- the murB gene encoding UDP-N-acetylmuramate dehydrogenase gives MKIKENAVIQNSLKLKSRAKYHLLVNSVDDFDELSEFVLSKKLNYFILGEGTNIIPSDFFNGIVIRSKFNNLKLSKNKLECGSSINWHKLVLYAIDNNIYGFENLSLIPGSVGAAPVQNIGAYGAEISNLIDSIDCYDIENKKILNLDSFDCKFSYRDSIFKSKKYLIYNINFHINKLKKLNFKYQSLTDYISVNRIDPNKITLKTMSNIICSIRESKLPDPIKLPNAGSFFKNPIVSIETFKKLEKYDIVFWKINNSTFKIGAARLIELIKDELPIINNVGIYEKHSLVITTNGNASFNNLIKYIQLIKNKIFEKFEINLVVEPLILK, from the coding sequence ATGAAGATTAAAGAAAATGCAGTTATACAAAACTCATTAAAATTAAAGTCTAGAGCTAAGTATCATTTACTAGTTAACAGCGTTGACGATTTTGATGAGTTGAGTGAATTTGTCTTATCAAAAAAATTAAATTATTTTATTTTAGGTGAGGGCACTAATATTATTCCTTCTGATTTTTTTAATGGTATTGTTATTAGAAGCAAATTTAACAATCTTAAGTTAAGTAAAAATAAACTTGAGTGTGGATCATCAATAAATTGGCATAAATTAGTTCTTTATGCAATTGATAATAATATTTATGGTTTTGAGAATCTTTCTTTAATTCCTGGCTCAGTAGGTGCTGCTCCAGTTCAAAATATCGGTGCGTATGGTGCTGAAATTTCTAATTTAATAGATAGCATAGATTGTTATGATATTGAAAATAAAAAAATACTAAATTTGGATAGTTTTGACTGTAAATTTTCTTATAGAGATTCAATTTTTAAATCAAAAAAATATTTAATTTATAATATCAATTTTCATATAAATAAACTAAAGAAATTAAATTTTAAATATCAATCTCTTACTGATTATATAAGCGTGAATAGGATTGACCCCAACAAAATTACACTTAAAACTATGTCTAATATAATTTGTTCTATAAGAGAATCAAAACTACCAGATCCAATAAAATTACCAAATGCTGGAAGTTTTTTTAAAAACCCTATTGTATCGATTGAGACTTTTAAAAAATTAGAAAAATATGATATTGTTTTTTGGAAGATCAATAACTCAACATTTAAAATCGGTGCAGCTCGATTAATAGAACTTATAAAAGATGAGTTACCAATAATAAATAATGTAGGTATTTATGAAAAACATTCCTTAGTAATTACAACTAACGGCAATGCATCATTTAACAATTTAATCAAATATATCCAGCTTATTAAAAACAAGATCTTTGAAAAATTTGAGATTAATCTTGTGGTAGAACCTCTTATATTAAAATAA
- a CDS encoding LysE family transporter translates to MIAVSSPGPDTAIVIRQVNIYGRSSGYRASLGISIGVLIHCLLAVNGISILIISSDINKFFITLIGSFYLIFIGLKTLSFDENNNSNENNSLSNSFLVGLITNIFNFKAFLFFISIFTILIEQISGIYLIIFPLYFSFLTLVWFCFLSYLLTINENINLYKNKIFRYSTSLFLCLLGLFIFINFLYEY, encoded by the coding sequence ATGATAGCAGTATCAAGTCCTGGTCCTGATACTGCTATAGTAATTCGTCAGGTAAATATTTATGGAAGGAGCTCTGGTTATCGAGCTTCACTAGGTATATCTATAGGAGTTTTAATTCATTGCTTGCTAGCAGTTAATGGTATTTCTATTTTAATAATTAGCAGTGATATAAACAAATTTTTTATAACTCTTATAGGAAGCTTCTATCTTATTTTTATAGGTCTTAAAACACTTTCGTTTGATGAAAATAACAATTCAAATGAAAATAATAGCCTTTCAAATAGTTTTCTTGTTGGTCTTATTACAAATATTTTTAATTTCAAAGCTTTTTTATTTTTTATATCTATATTTACAATTTTAATCGAGCAAATAAGTGGCATTTATCTTATAATTTTCCCATTATATTTTTCTTTTTTAACTTTAGTTTGGTTTTGTTTTTTGAGTTACTTATTAACTATTAACGAAAATATTAATTTATATAAAAATAAAATTTTTAGATATAGCACTTCACTTTTTTTATGTTTATTAGGTTTATTTATTTTCATAAATTTTTTATATGAGTATTAA
- a CDS encoding DUF1285 domain-containing protein, translated as MSINKIINDIGQIDDSDFPPVDKWDPELCEGQEIKIDRDGNWFFNHSLIENPKLVYLFSKVLKKEDNEYFLVTPYEKVPVTVDIAPYMIVDFEFNKDDSLKLITNLNYSFILKSSNESKLIHNNNSLIPIVKVRNEIEGFFSRSIYYKLINLSIRNNHYKKDILILRTKHNDLVVGKIA; from the coding sequence ATGAGTATTAATAAAATTATTAACGATATAGGTCAAATAGATGACTCTGACTTTCCTCCAGTAGATAAATGGGATCCTGAATTATGTGAAGGGCAAGAAATAAAAATTGATAGAGATGGTAATTGGTTTTTTAATCATTCTTTAATAGAAAACCCTAAATTAGTTTATTTATTTTCAAAAGTTCTTAAAAAGGAAGATAACGAATATTTTTTGGTAACACCATATGAAAAAGTTCCAGTTACTGTTGATATAGCTCCTTATATGATAGTTGATTTTGAATTTAATAAAGATGATTCGTTAAAATTAATCACAAATTTAAACTATTCATTTATTTTAAAATCATCTAATGAATCAAAACTTATTCATAATAATAATTCTTTAATACCTATTGTAAAAGTCAGAAACGAAATCGAAGGTTTTTTCAGTAGGTCTATTTACTATAAACTCATAAATCTATCTATTAGAAATAATCACTATAAAAAGGATATCCTTATCTTGAGAACAAAGCATAATGATTTAGTAGTAGGAAAAATTGCATAA
- a CDS encoding DUF2256 domain-containing protein — MHKKEHLPKKICLTCNKSFSWRKKWKRDWPNVLYCSERCKRSKK; from the coding sequence TTGCATAAAAAAGAGCACCTTCCAAAAAAAATATGCCTAACATGTAATAAAAGCTTTTCATGGAGAAAAAAATGGAAAAGAGATTGGCCTAATGTACTTTATTGTAGTGAGAGATGTAAAAGATCTAAAAAGTAA
- a CDS encoding electron transfer flavoprotein-ubiquinone oxidoreductase, translating into MHREEMEYDVVIVGGGPSGLATAIKFAQLNKENNTDYSICLLEKGSEIGAHILSGNVFQPNALDELIPNWKELNAPLNVPVKKDKIFYFLKNMGIPVPPFVMPAMNNHGNYIISLGNLCRWLGEQAEQLGVEIFPGFPASKLLYENDKVIGVQTGDMGISENGELKPANEPGINIKAKLTILGEGCRGHLGKEVINKYNLSEDKDPQHYGIGFKEVWKIDPKLHEEGLVIHTNGWPTPDIAAGSYFYHGENNEAYIGFVIPLDYQNPHLSPFDEFQRWKQHPVIKKYLTNGERLSYGARALIKGGLQSLPKMDFPGGLLIGCNAGTLVFSKIKGSHTAMKSGELAGKHAFDKIHNNIETSFDSVIKESWIYNELYKSRNFGPIFHKFGALLGAAINVIDQFIFRGNMPITMRHATPDYACLKKANEMPKIEYEKPDGIYSFDKLSSVYLSNTNHEEDQPCHLQLKDPSIPILVNLPMYDEPAQRYCPAGVYEVVEKNNEKKFVINAQNCVHCKTCDIKDPSQNINWVSPEGPGGPNYPNM; encoded by the coding sequence ATGCACAGAGAAGAGATGGAATATGATGTAGTAATTGTTGGTGGTGGGCCATCAGGACTTGCTACTGCCATAAAATTTGCACAACTCAATAAAGAAAATAATACTGATTATTCTATTTGTCTTCTTGAAAAAGGATCAGAAATAGGTGCTCATATTCTTTCAGGAAATGTTTTTCAGCCTAATGCATTAGATGAACTAATACCCAATTGGAAAGAATTGAATGCTCCTCTAAATGTTCCTGTAAAAAAAGATAAAATTTTTTATTTCCTAAAAAATATGGGTATACCCGTCCCACCATTTGTTATGCCTGCTATGAATAATCATGGTAATTATATTATTAGTTTAGGAAATCTTTGTAGATGGTTGGGTGAACAAGCAGAACAACTTGGTGTCGAAATTTTTCCTGGTTTTCCTGCAAGTAAACTTTTATATGAAAATGATAAGGTTATTGGAGTTCAAACTGGAGATATGGGCATATCAGAAAATGGTGAACTTAAACCAGCAAATGAACCTGGTATTAATATCAAAGCTAAACTGACTATTCTTGGTGAGGGATGTAGAGGTCATTTAGGTAAAGAAGTTATAAATAAATATAATTTATCTGAAGATAAAGATCCTCAACATTATGGTATTGGTTTTAAAGAAGTGTGGAAAATTGATCCTAAACTTCATGAAGAAGGCTTGGTTATCCATACAAATGGTTGGCCTACTCCAGACATAGCTGCTGGATCATATTTTTATCATGGTGAAAATAATGAAGCATATATAGGATTTGTTATCCCATTAGATTATCAAAATCCACATCTAAGTCCTTTTGATGAGTTTCAAAGATGGAAACAACATCCTGTAATAAAAAAATATCTTACAAATGGAGAAAGATTATCATATGGTGCCAGGGCACTTATTAAAGGAGGTCTTCAGTCATTGCCTAAAATGGATTTTCCAGGTGGTCTTTTGATTGGATGTAATGCTGGAACTTTAGTTTTCTCAAAAATAAAAGGCTCTCATACAGCAATGAAATCAGGTGAATTAGCAGGTAAGCATGCCTTTGATAAAATTCATAATAACATTGAAACAAGTTTCGATTCAGTCATAAAAGAATCTTGGATATATAATGAACTATATAAATCAAGAAACTTTGGTCCAATCTTTCATAAATTTGGTGCTTTGTTAGGTGCAGCCATTAATGTAATAGATCAATTTATATTTAGAGGAAACATGCCTATCACTATGCGTCATGCTACTCCTGATTACGCCTGTCTTAAAAAAGCTAATGAAATGCCTAAAATAGAATATGAAAAACCAGATGGTATTTATTCATTTGATAAACTTTCATCAGTTTATCTTTCCAATACAAATCATGAAGAAGATCAACCTTGTCATCTACAACTCAAAGATCCGAGTATACCCATATTAGTAAATTTACCTATGTATGATGAACCAGCACAAAGGTATTGTCCTGCTGGTGTATATGAGGTTGTTGAAAAAAACAATGAGAAAAAATTTGTTATAAATGCACAAAACTGTGTGCATTGCAAAACATGTGATATTAAAGACCCATCGCAAAATATAAATTGGGTTAGTCCAGAGGGCCCAGGTGGGCCAAATTATCCTAACATGTAG
- a CDS encoding electron transfer flavoprotein subunit beta/FixA family protein, protein MKILVPIKRVVDYNVKVRPLSDNSNVDLNNVKMSVNPFCEIALEEAVRLKEAGTASEIIALSIGKTESQEQLRTALALGADRATLIECDDLLEPLALAKILAKVVEDEKPEIVILGKQAIDGDNNQTGQMLASLLDYPQATNASEVKINGDTVDVTREIDGGLQTLKLNLPAIITTDLRLNEPRYASLPNIMKAKKKELTIKPVSEMGIDVSSRTELISVDLPPARDAGIIVESVDELVDKLKNEAKVIQ, encoded by the coding sequence ATGAAAATTTTAGTACCAATTAAAAGAGTTGTCGACTATAACGTAAAGGTAAGGCCTTTATCTGATAATTCAAATGTAGATCTAAATAACGTAAAGATGTCTGTAAATCCATTTTGTGAAATCGCACTTGAAGAAGCTGTTAGATTAAAAGAAGCAGGTACTGCATCTGAAATAATTGCATTATCTATTGGTAAAACTGAGTCCCAAGAACAATTAAGAACTGCTCTTGCCTTAGGAGCTGATAGAGCAACTCTGATTGAATGCGATGATTTACTTGAACCACTTGCATTAGCAAAAATTTTGGCTAAAGTTGTTGAAGATGAAAAACCAGAAATTGTTATTTTAGGTAAACAAGCAATTGATGGAGACAATAATCAAACAGGTCAAATGTTAGCATCTCTTTTAGATTATCCTCAAGCAACTAATGCATCAGAAGTAAAAATCAATGGTGATACAGTTGATGTAACAAGAGAGATAGATGGTGGATTGCAAACGCTTAAACTTAACTTACCAGCAATTATTACAACTGACTTAAGATTAAATGAACCAAGATATGCGTCATTACCAAACATCATGAAAGCTAAGAAAAAAGAATTAACTATTAAGCCTGTCTCTGAAATGGGAATTGATGTGTCATCCCGAACTGAACTGATATCAGTTGATCTTCCTCCCGCAAGAGATGCAGGAATAATTGTTGAGTCAGTAGATGAGTTAGTTGATAAATTAAAAAATGAGGCAAAAGTAATTCAATGA
- a CDS encoding FAD-binding protein, with product MSILVIAEHNNKEIKGATLSTIAAASKLGSDIDLLIVGDDISTIIEESKNIDSISKIVSCDDSLYAHNLAENLSKLVCTISSEYSYIMTSATTFGKNLLPRISAKLDVQQISDIISVESEDTFKRPIYAGSCIATVRSNDDVKVISVRATAFDPVQKNNSNVPVSTIDVAGSAGISEFVSEELAKSDRPELTAASIIISGGRGMQSGDNFHLLDSIADKLGAAVGASRAAVDAGFVPNDYQVGQTGKIVAPDLYIAVGISGAIQHLAGMKDSKVIVAINKDEDAPIFQVADYGLVSDLFTSLPELEAKL from the coding sequence ATGAGTATTCTAGTAATAGCAGAACATAACAACAAAGAAATAAAAGGAGCTACTTTAAGCACTATAGCTGCAGCCTCAAAATTGGGTTCTGATATAGATTTATTGATTGTTGGTGACGATATATCAACTATTATTGAAGAATCAAAAAACATAGATAGTATTAGTAAAATTGTATCTTGTGATGATTCTTTATATGCCCATAACTTAGCAGAAAATCTTTCAAAGTTAGTTTGTACTATTTCATCCGAGTATTCATATATTATGACATCAGCTACTACTTTTGGTAAAAACTTGTTACCAAGAATTTCCGCTAAATTAGATGTTCAACAAATATCAGATATTATTTCTGTAGAATCAGAGGATACATTTAAAAGACCAATATATGCTGGTAGCTGTATTGCAACTGTTAGATCTAATGATGATGTGAAAGTTATATCTGTAAGAGCTACCGCATTCGATCCTGTTCAAAAAAATAATTCCAATGTACCAGTCTCAACTATAGACGTAGCTGGTTCAGCTGGAATAAGTGAATTTGTATCAGAAGAATTAGCTAAAAGCGATAGACCTGAACTAACGGCAGCTTCAATTATTATTTCAGGTGGAAGAGGGATGCAATCTGGTGATAATTTTCATTTATTAGATTCAATAGCTGATAAGTTAGGCGCTGCAGTCGGAGCTTCTCGAGCTGCTGTTGATGCTGGATTTGTTCCAAATGATTATCAAGTTGGTCAAACCGGAAAGATTGTTGCACCAGATTTATATATTGCTGTTGGTATTTCTGGAGCTATTCAACATCTTGCAGGAATGAAAGATTCAAAGGTAATAGTTGCTATAAACAAAGACGAAGATGCACCTATCTTTCAGGTAGCAGACTACGGTCTTGTCTCAGATTTGTTTACTTCTCTTCCAGAACTTGAAGCTAAACTATAA